In Nicotiana tabacum cultivar K326 chromosome 17, ASM71507v2, whole genome shotgun sequence, one DNA window encodes the following:
- the LOC107812874 gene encoding uncharacterized protein LOC107812874 — protein MPLSLEEYQIAQMYMVMKMQQQSTTGDEGVEVLQNKPFSDDEFGEGQYTSKVYHLQSLRLDSPRHCSKAPSWLTTFAPTDALHPSLSSAFVLTYLLVSVGNVSPFDAVVKSPYFSRFFMSIDTIHKADNGCSENVHGLNKEQLAARQVEVIDIASAATDYWSYIVGRSDADLSNFRSARSGRGPLLEGWQDHCNPVMTAYKLVIIDAPYWGFGSRLEQALMAGERALFLESHRNCFTWIDEWFELKVEVLRELEKQSDYSLNMKLGRPCSAERSWMTQEESALEGEKSVA, from the exons ATGCCCTTGTCATTGGAAGAG TATCAGATAGCTCAAATGTACATGGTCATGAAAATGCAACAACAGAGCACTACAGGTGATGAAGGGGTAGAGGTTTTACAAAACAAACCATTCAGTGATGATGAATTTGGAGAGGGCCAATACACTTCAAAAGTTTACCACTTGCAGAG TCTGAGACTCGATTCGCCTCGTCATTGCAGCAAAGCACCATCTTGGTTGACTACATTTGCACCAACTGATGCCCTT CATCCAAGCCTTTCTTCTGCTTTTGTACTAACCTATTTACTGGTTTCTGTCGGAAATGTATCACCATTCGATGCAGTTGTTAAG TCCCCATATTTTTCGAGATTCTTTATGAGCATTGACACAATCCACAAAGCTGACAATGGATGTTCTGAAAAT GTGCATGGCCTGAACAAGGAACAACTGGCAGCTAGGCAGGTGGAAGTTATTGATATTGCATCGGCAGCCACTGATTATTGGAGTTACATAGTGGGACGAAGCGATGCCGATTTATCTAATTTTCGATCAGCAAGAAGCGGTCGTGGCCCACTCTTGGAAGGCTGGCAG GACCACTGTAATCCTGTTATGACAGCTTACAAGCTGGTGATTATAGATGCTCCATATTGGGGCTTTGGGAGCAGATTGGAACAAGCTTTGATGGCG GGTGAAAGGGCTCTCTTCCTGGAAAGTCATCGTAATTGCTTTACCTGGATTGACGAATGGTTTGAGTTGAAAGTGGAGGTGTTGCGCGAGTTAGagaaacaaagtgattattcattGAATATG AAACTTGGCCGGCCCTGTTCAGCTGAGAGGAGCTGGATGACACAAGAGGAGTCCGCACTTGAAGGCGAAAAGTCTGTTGCATGA